From Tissierellales bacterium, a single genomic window includes:
- a CDS encoding acetyl-CoA carboxylase carboxyltransferase subunit alpha: MTTSKEEMILALETKIDELAQFSIDHDVNLSKEIAELNYKLTKMKKEIYENLTAWERVQLARHSQRPTTMDYIEAIFDDFLELHGDRLFGDDSAVVGGIAKFKGMPVTVIGQQKGRDTKENISRNFGMMHPEGYRKALRLMKQAEKFKRPIICFIDTPGAYCGLGAEERGQGEAIAKNLMEMAGIKVPIIAIVIGEGGSGGALALGVGDRIFMLENAIYSVLSPEGFASILWKDSTQASKAAGLMKITARDLKKFHIISDVIAEPLGGAHKDFSETALNIKTSIKESLDELLTKNEDELLNERYNQFRRMGVFMEEEA, from the coding sequence ATGACAACTTCAAAAGAAGAGATGATATTGGCCCTCGAAACAAAAATAGATGAATTAGCTCAATTTTCTATAGATCACGATGTAAATTTATCTAAAGAGATTGCAGAGCTAAATTATAAGTTGACCAAAATGAAAAAAGAGATATATGAAAATTTGACAGCATGGGAAAGAGTTCAACTTGCTAGACATTCCCAAAGACCTACGACTATGGATTATATAGAAGCCATATTTGATGATTTTTTAGAACTTCATGGAGATAGACTTTTTGGAGATGATTCTGCTGTAGTTGGTGGAATTGCTAAATTTAAAGGTATGCCTGTCACAGTAATAGGTCAGCAAAAAGGAAGAGACACAAAAGAAAATATATCTAGAAATTTTGGCATGATGCATCCAGAAGGATACAGAAAAGCACTTAGACTTATGAAACAAGCTGAAAAATTCAAAAGACCTATAATCTGCTTCATAGATACCCCCGGTGCATATTGTGGACTTGGTGCAGAAGAGAGAGGTCAGGGCGAAGCTATAGCCAAAAACCTGATGGAGATGGCAGGAATAAAAGTACCTATAATAGCCATAGTAATAGGTGAAGGCGGTAGTGGTGGAGCTTTGGCACTTGGAGTTGGAGATAGGATATTCATGCTAGAAAATGCTATCTACTCTGTTTTATCACCAGAGGGATTTGCAAGTATACTTTGGAAAGACAGTACACAGGCAAGCAAAGCAGCTGGGCTTATGAAGATTACAGCAAGAGACTTGAAAAAATTTCACATAATATCAGATGTTATAGCAGAGCCACTAGGAGGAGCACATAAGGACTTCAGTGAAACTGCTCTAAATATAAAGACAAGTATCAAAGAATCACTAGATGAATTATTGACCAAAAATGAAGATGAATTGCTTAATGAACGATATAATCAATTCAGACGCATGGGTGTATTCATGGAAGAGGAGGCATAA
- the accD gene encoding acetyl-CoA carboxylase, carboxyltransferase subunit beta, which translates to MSIFKKKKYAKVTIPKPEEAKVNKQPAIPDGTWLKCPDCDDVVYIEDLKKNSHVCPKCQKHMRIGPRERINQLCSEGDFVEYFSNIKSLNPLDYPDYETKIEKNAQKADSDEAVVCGEISIGSNKSMIAIMDSKFMMGSMGSVVGEKLTRTIETATEKKLPVIIFTASGGARMQEGIFSLMQMAKTSAAIKRHSEAGLLTITVLTDPTTGGVTASFAMLGDIILAEPKALIAFAGPRVIEQTIRQKLPEGFQRAEFLLEHGFVDRIVHRSDMKNTLARVLDLHKGGC; encoded by the coding sequence ATGAGTATATTTAAAAAGAAAAAATACGCTAAAGTAACTATACCAAAGCCAGAAGAGGCTAAAGTAAACAAACAACCGGCTATACCAGATGGAACGTGGCTTAAATGTCCGGATTGTGATGATGTAGTTTATATAGAGGATTTGAAAAAGAACTCTCATGTATGCCCTAAATGTCAAAAGCATATGAGAATAGGACCGAGAGAGAGAATAAATCAACTTTGTAGTGAAGGTGATTTTGTAGAGTATTTTTCAAACATCAAAAGTTTGAATCCATTAGACTATCCAGATTATGAGACTAAAATAGAGAAAAATGCACAGAAGGCTGATTCAGATGAAGCAGTAGTTTGTGGAGAAATAAGTATTGGTAGCAACAAATCGATGATTGCAATAATGGACAGCAAATTTATGATGGGAAGTATGGGATCGGTAGTTGGAGAGAAACTTACTAGAACCATAGAGACTGCTACAGAAAAGAAACTTCCAGTTATAATATTTACAGCATCTGGAGGAGCGAGAATGCAAGAAGGGATTTTCTCCCTGATGCAAATGGCAAAGACAAGTGCTGCGATAAAGAGACATAGCGAAGCAGGGTTATTAACAATTACTGTTCTTACAGATCCAACAACTGGAGGAGTTACAGCAAGTTTTGCGATGCTTGGAGATATAATACTTGCAGAGCCAAAAGCTCTGATTGCATTTGCAGGACCTAGAGTTATAGAACAAACAATAAGACAAAAACTTCCAGAGGGATTCCAAAGAGCAGAATTCTTACTAGAACATGGTTTTGTAGATAGAATAGTACACAGATCAGATATGAAGAATACTCTTGCAAGAGTACTTGATTTACACAAAGGAGGGTGCTAA